In Pseudomonas sp. ADAK18, a single window of DNA contains:
- the flgK gene encoding flagellar hook-associated protein FlgK, translating into MSLLNIGMSGLNAAQGSLSVLSNNIANVNTPGYSRQQSSQNANASNQFGGVFIGSGTTLADVRRVYNQYLDTAYQNSTSLNSDANAYLGQASAIDKTLSDKTTGMSAVLSAFFAAAQTAAATPSDVSARQLLLTSAQTLSNRFNAISSQLTQQKESINGQLSSLSDQVNTLTSSIASLNKQIAQSQGSSSNAPANLLDARTEAVRSLNELIGVTATEKNGQFSVTTGTGQSLVEGGIASTISAVPSKSDNSQYTIQLNLGSTTMDIGSVVSGGSIGGLMRYRSDVLMPAINDLGRIAIATADTVNNQLGQGLDLNGEFGSSLFSDINSAAAIAQRSQGAAGNSAGSGNLNVTIADSSKLTTYDYKVTFTSGNQYNVVRSDGKSMGSFDTTTTPPPVIDGFTLALDGKGPMAAGDSFKVSPTANGASGIGVDLKDANKLAFAGPLAGNASKTNTGTGIFNPPQLTLPLDIHGGANTAQLRTGIENSMPVKMVFGKPAADGTQSYTVNDAQGNPIGTGSIIPGQGNKVTVNVPMRDASGALIPGKSFSFDTTVSGSPSNGDSTTFAFNDAAKSDGRNAQQLLGLQTKATVGVADGSSGVSLVSANSRLVSQVGSKAAQAGTDSTATAALLAANKAASNSVSQVNLDEEAGDMIKFQQYYTASSQIIKAAQETFSTLINAL; encoded by the coding sequence ATGAGTTTGCTCAATATCGGGATGTCGGGGCTCAATGCCGCCCAAGGATCGTTGTCGGTCTTAAGTAACAACATTGCCAACGTCAACACCCCGGGCTACTCACGTCAGCAGAGCTCTCAGAACGCCAATGCGTCGAACCAGTTTGGCGGTGTGTTTATCGGCAGCGGTACGACCCTGGCGGATGTGCGCCGGGTGTACAACCAGTACCTGGACACCGCTTATCAGAACAGCACCTCGCTCAATAGTGATGCCAATGCCTACCTGGGCCAGGCCAGTGCGATAGACAAGACCCTGTCGGACAAGACCACCGGCATGTCTGCGGTGCTCAGCGCCTTTTTCGCGGCCGCGCAGACCGCAGCGGCTACGCCCAGTGATGTGTCCGCCCGACAACTGCTGCTCACCAGCGCCCAGACCTTGAGCAACCGTTTCAACGCCATTTCCTCGCAGTTGACCCAGCAGAAAGAAAGCATCAATGGCCAGTTGAGCAGCCTGAGTGATCAGGTCAATACACTGACCTCATCGATTGCCTCGCTCAACAAGCAGATTGCCCAGTCCCAGGGCTCGTCCAGCAACGCGCCAGCCAATCTGCTGGATGCGCGTACCGAAGCGGTACGTTCGCTCAATGAGCTGATCGGGGTCACGGCCACCGAGAAGAACGGCCAGTTCAGTGTGACAACGGGTACGGGGCAGTCGCTGGTGGAAGGCGGTATTGCCAGCACAATTTCGGCAGTGCCAAGCAAGAGTGACAACAGTCAGTACACCATTCAGCTCAACCTTGGCAGCACCACGATGGACATCGGTTCGGTGGTCAGCGGTGGCAGCATTGGTGGCCTGATGCGTTACCGCAGCGACGTGCTGATGCCGGCCATCAATGATCTGGGTCGTATTGCCATCGCCACCGCTGACACCGTCAATAACCAACTGGGCCAGGGCCTGGACCTGAACGGTGAATTCGGTTCGTCGCTGTTCAGCGATATCAACAGTGCGGCGGCCATCGCCCAACGGAGCCAAGGGGCTGCGGGCAACAGCGCGGGCTCGGGCAATCTCAATGTGACGATCGCGGACAGCAGTAAACTGACGACCTACGACTACAAGGTCACGTTTACCAGCGGCAACCAGTACAACGTCGTGCGTTCCGACGGTAAGTCCATGGGGTCGTTCGATACCACTACCACGCCGCCACCGGTTATTGACGGTTTCACCCTGGCGCTCGATGGCAAGGGGCCGATGGCTGCCGGCGACAGTTTCAAGGTTAGCCCGACCGCCAATGGCGCCAGCGGGATCGGTGTCGACCTCAAGGATGCCAATAAACTCGCGTTCGCCGGGCCATTGGCGGGTAATGCCAGCAAGACCAATACGGGGACTGGCATCTTCAATCCACCCCAATTGACCCTGCCGCTGGATATTCATGGCGGTGCCAATACCGCGCAACTGCGCACCGGGATTGAAAACTCGATGCCGGTGAAAATGGTGTTCGGCAAGCCTGCGGCCGACGGTACCCAGTCGTACACGGTCAACGATGCCCAAGGTAACCCGATCGGTACCGGCAGCATCATTCCGGGCCAAGGCAACAAGGTCACCGTCAATGTGCCAATGCGCGATGCCAGCGGTGCGTTGATTCCGGGCAAGAGTTTCAGTTTTGATACCACCGTCTCCGGCTCACCCTCCAATGGCGACAGCACCACCTTCGCCTTCAATGATGCCGCCAAGTCCGATGGTCGCAACGCCCAGCAGCTGCTTGGCCTGCAAACCAAGGCCACGGTGGGCGTGGCGGATGGCAGCTCGGGTGTGAGCCTGGTCAGCGCCAATAGCCGTCTGGTGTCCCAAGTAGGTTCCAAGGCTGCCCAGGCCGGCACCGACAGTACCGCGACCGCTGCATTGCTGGCGGCGAACAAGGCGGCCAGCAACTCGGTGTCCCAGGTCAACCTGGATGAAGAGGCGGGCGACATGATCAAGTTCCAGCAGTACTACACCGCGTCGTCGCAGATCATCAAGGCCGCGCAAGAAACCTTCAGCACGCTGATCAATGCCCTTTAA
- a CDS encoding flagellar hook-associated protein 3, whose product MRISTQQYFDTSASKYQDNYSSVVKAQDQASSGVRVQTAADDPVAAARLLMLQQQKDMLGQFNGNINSLQNSLTNEESVLDSINTAMQRASELALRAGNIGISDDDRKSIASEVGALEDHVLSLLNSKDANGNYMFSGAKTDTPPYSRNNDGTYTYQGDETPLSLQVSDNLSIPVGDTGKSILEGASNTGRTRATLLPPAVNDGKVAVSSGLITSGTTYSKSFSDGQPYKLTFSSSTQYSVTDKDGNDVTSEIAGNGTFDATKEGASSVNLRGVKFDISLNLGKDVAPGAASDALVAGKAFTLENKPDTFSLSRTASNSSTAQLTGGKVTDQAAYASTFPSSGALIKFTSGTSYEVYAQPYTADSKSIASGTMAAGATSITTAGVTFDISGTPGTGDQFSVGATSNKNQNALDTLSQLRKALETPADGNLVAQNKLKDVVATTIGNLNNAKSQIDLVRGSIGARMNALEIQGAENTSLGVANTATMSSLANVDMGEAAINLTLQQTMLQASQLAFVKISQLSLFSKM is encoded by the coding sequence ATGCGTATTTCGACACAGCAGTACTTCGATACCAGCGCCAGCAAGTATCAGGATAACTATTCCAGTGTGGTGAAGGCCCAGGACCAGGCAAGTTCCGGGGTTCGGGTGCAGACGGCTGCCGATGATCCGGTGGCCGCCGCCCGTTTGCTGATGTTGCAGCAGCAGAAGGACATGTTGGGGCAGTTCAACGGCAATATTAATAGCCTGCAAAACTCCCTGACCAATGAAGAGAGTGTGCTCGATAGCATCAACACGGCCATGCAAAGGGCCAGTGAGTTGGCACTGCGGGCCGGTAACATTGGCATCAGTGATGATGATCGCAAGTCGATCGCCAGCGAAGTGGGGGCGCTGGAGGATCATGTGCTGAGCCTGCTCAACTCCAAGGACGCCAATGGCAATTACATGTTTTCCGGGGCCAAGACCGATACGCCGCCCTACAGTCGTAACAACGATGGAACCTACACATATCAAGGGGATGAGACGCCGCTGAGCTTGCAGGTTTCGGATAACTTGTCGATTCCCGTCGGTGATACCGGCAAGTCGATCCTTGAGGGCGCCTCTAACACCGGTCGTACTCGGGCCACCTTGTTGCCGCCGGCCGTCAATGACGGCAAGGTCGCGGTCTCGTCCGGGCTGATTACCTCCGGCACCACGTACAGCAAAAGCTTTTCTGATGGGCAGCCTTACAAGCTGACGTTCTCCAGCAGCACCCAATACAGCGTGACCGATAAAGACGGTAATGACGTCACCTCCGAGATTGCGGGTAATGGCACCTTTGATGCCACCAAGGAAGGCGCATCCAGCGTCAACCTGCGGGGTGTCAAGTTCGATATCAGCCTGAACCTGGGCAAGGACGTCGCGCCGGGCGCTGCCTCCGATGCGCTGGTGGCGGGCAAGGCGTTCACCCTGGAAAACAAGCCGGATACATTCAGTCTTTCGCGCACGGCGAGTAACTCCTCCACCGCGCAACTGACTGGCGGTAAGGTGACGGACCAGGCGGCCTATGCCAGTACCTTTCCCAGCTCGGGTGCTCTTATCAAGTTCACCAGTGGCACCAGCTACGAGGTATACGCCCAGCCGTACACGGCAGATAGCAAGTCTATCGCCTCAGGTACCATGGCTGCTGGCGCGACGTCGATCACTACGGCGGGGGTGACCTTCGACATCAGTGGTACGCCTGGTACGGGTGATCAGTTCTCGGTCGGGGCCACCAGCAACAAAAATCAGAATGCGCTGGATACCTTGAGCCAGTTGCGTAAGGCCCTTGAAACCCCGGCGGATGGTAATTTGGTTGCGCAAAACAAGCTCAAGGATGTGGTGGCCACGACCATTGGCAACCTGAACAACGCCAAGTCGCAGATTGATCTGGTGCGCGGTTCCATTGGTGCACGAATGAACGCCCTGGAGATTCAGGGCGCAGAAAACACCAGCTTGGGGGTAGCCAATACCGCCACCATGTCGTCACTGGCCAACGTCGACATGGGCGAGGCAGCGATCAACCTGACGCTGCAGCAGACCATGTTGCAGGCCTCCCAGCTGGCATTCGTGAAAATCTCCCAGTTGAGCCTGTTCAGCAAAATGTGA
- a CDS encoding ketoacyl-ACP synthase III, with translation MIGIKSIASYVPADGIDNYAQGAKFAKDEEFIIGKIGSAFLPRKEAAQETSDLCVEAVNALFANNPDLKRESIDALIVVTQNGDEEGLPHTAAIVQDKLGLPTHVAAFDISLGCSGYVYGIYAMKGFMEATGLKNGLLVTADPYSKIVDPEDRNTTMLFGDAATATWMGEGAPWALGKAKFGTDGSGAPHLKVSNGVFFMNGRQVFNFALLKVPAHLHELLDESNLKADDIDAFCIHQGSAAIVDAVARRFEEAPVEKFIKDMVETGNTVSSSIPLLLEKHMMDADWQRVAISGFGVGLSWGSAILYRP, from the coding sequence ATGATTGGCATAAAAAGCATCGCCAGTTACGTGCCGGCAGACGGGATCGATAACTACGCCCAGGGTGCCAAGTTCGCCAAGGATGAAGAATTCATCATTGGTAAGATCGGTTCAGCGTTTCTGCCGCGCAAGGAAGCCGCGCAAGAAACCTCCGATCTGTGCGTCGAGGCCGTCAATGCCTTGTTCGCCAATAATCCGGATTTGAAGCGCGAATCCATCGACGCGCTGATCGTCGTCACCCAGAACGGCGACGAAGAGGGCTTGCCTCACACGGCAGCCATCGTCCAGGACAAACTGGGCCTGCCTACCCACGTGGCCGCCTTCGATATCTCCCTGGGTTGCTCCGGGTATGTGTACGGCATCTATGCCATGAAAGGCTTCATGGAAGCCACCGGCCTGAAAAACGGCCTGTTGGTGACCGCCGATCCGTATTCGAAGATCGTCGATCCGGAAGACCGCAACACCACCATGCTCTTCGGCGATGCCGCCACGGCCACCTGGATGGGCGAAGGCGCTCCCTGGGCGCTGGGCAAAGCCAAGTTCGGTACTGACGGGTCCGGCGCGCCGCACCTGAAGGTCAGTAACGGTGTGTTTTTCATGAACGGCCGCCAGGTGTTCAACTTTGCCTTGCTCAAGGTGCCGGCGCATTTGCATGAGCTGCTCGATGAGTCGAACCTCAAGGCCGACGATATTGATGCGTTCTGCATTCACCAAGGCAGTGCGGCGATTGTCGATGCCGTGGCGCGTCGCTTCGAAGAGGCACCTGTGGAGAAGTTCATCAAGGATATGGTCGAGACCGGCAACACCGTGTCGTCGAGCATTCCCTTGCTGCTGGAGAAGCACATGATGGACGCAGACTGGCAGCGCGTGGCGATCAGCGGTTTCGGCGTTGGCCTGTCTTGGGGCTCGGCGATTCTCTATCGGCCGTGA
- a CDS encoding flagellin has protein sequence MALTVNTNLASLTVQNNLNKASGNLQTSMQRLSSGLRINSAKDDAAGLQISNRLTSQINGLGTAIKNAGDGISIAQTAEGAMQESTNILQKMRTLALQSANGSPSADDRKSNNAEYAALTAELTRISATTTFGGRNLLDGSFGTTSFQVGANANQTINMTLGDVSAKSIGSQQVKSAAIKPAAGFTADTLTVTGSGQSSPVAVLATDSAGSIAAKLNGAVSGLSATASTEAQFVFDSATINAATPANFTMTVGGAAVKFVGVTDAASMAEQLKSNAAKLNISVNFDSKLGSLSIKSDSGDNISFSASGGAVGGITVNTKGGDGAYVPANATALADGIVAVGAVSLNSSSGYAISGAAGATALFGAAATSSTKTSVSNTDVLTATSAQNAVDVISQAISNIDSQRADLGAVQNRFDSTVANLRSISDNSTAARGVIQDVDFAAETAQLTKQQTLQQASTAILSQANQLPSAVLKLLQ, from the coding sequence ATGGCATTAACAGTAAACACCAACCTTGCGTCGTTGACCGTTCAGAACAACCTGAACAAGGCTTCCGGTAACCTGCAAACCTCCATGCAGCGCCTGTCTTCCGGCCTGCGTATCAACAGCGCAAAAGACGACGCTGCTGGCCTGCAGATCTCCAACCGTCTGACCAGCCAGATCAACGGCCTGGGCACTGCCATCAAGAACGCCGGTGACGGTATCTCCATTGCGCAAACTGCTGAAGGCGCAATGCAGGAATCCACCAACATTCTGCAAAAAATGCGTACCCTGGCACTGCAATCCGCCAACGGCTCGCCAAGCGCTGACGACCGTAAGTCGAACAATGCGGAATACGCTGCTCTGACCGCAGAACTGACCCGTATTTCGGCTACTACCACTTTCGGTGGTCGTAACCTGCTGGACGGTTCGTTTGGTACTACTTCTTTCCAGGTAGGTGCCAACGCTAACCAGACCATCAACATGACTCTGGGCGACGTATCGGCTAAAAGCATCGGTTCCCAGCAGGTCAAGAGTGCGGCGATCAAGCCGGCTGCAGGTTTCACTGCTGACACACTGACTGTTACCGGTAGCGGTCAAAGCTCCCCTGTTGCGGTACTGGCCACTGACTCTGCTGGCTCCATCGCTGCCAAACTCAATGGTGCGGTCAGCGGCCTGAGCGCCACGGCGAGCACTGAAGCTCAGTTCGTTTTTGACTCTGCCACCATCAACGCTGCTACCCCTGCCAACTTCACTATGACCGTTGGTGGCGCAGCCGTTAAATTCGTCGGTGTGACCGATGCTGCCAGCATGGCAGAGCAATTGAAGTCCAACGCTGCCAAGTTGAATATCAGCGTCAACTTCGACTCCAAGCTGGGCTCCCTGTCGATCAAGTCCGACAGCGGCGACAACATCTCTTTCAGCGCCAGTGGTGGTGCAGTTGGTGGTATCACCGTAAACACCAAGGGCGGTGATGGCGCTTATGTTCCAGCTAACGCCACCGCACTGGCTGACGGCATCGTTGCGGTAGGTGCTGTTTCGCTCAACTCCAGCAGCGGTTATGCCATCAGCGGTGCTGCCGGTGCCACGGCCCTGTTCGGCGCTGCTGCTACCAGCTCCACCAAAACCAGCGTTTCCAACACCGACGTACTGACCGCTACCAGCGCTCAGAACGCTGTCGACGTGATCTCCCAGGCGATTTCCAACATCGACTCCCAGCGTGCTGACCTCGGTGCTGTACAAAACCGTTTCGACAGCACCGTCGCTAACCTGCGTAGCATCTCGGATAACTCTACCGCTGCTCGTGGTGTGATCCAGGACGTCGACTTCGCTGCTGAAACCGCCCAACTGACCAAGCAGCAAACCCTGCAACAGGCATCCACTGCGATCCTGTCCCAGGCTAACCAGCTGCCGTCTGCTGTACTGAAGCTGCTTCAGTAA
- a CDS encoding flagellar protein FlaG has translation MDMSVKLNLSYPAAVPQTVPAPVAARADQADAKPQAKDQPAAEARRADLEKAVTDIREFVQAAQRKLDFSIDDSTHQVVVKVIATESGEVIRQIPSETALKLAQSLHDASSLLFDAKV, from the coding sequence ATGGACATGAGCGTCAAGTTGAACCTGTCTTATCCTGCTGCGGTACCGCAGACGGTGCCCGCACCCGTAGCCGCGAGGGCCGATCAGGCCGACGCCAAGCCTCAAGCCAAGGATCAGCCGGCTGCCGAGGCCCGGCGCGCGGATCTGGAAAAGGCGGTCACGGATATTCGCGAATTCGTCCAGGCTGCCCAGCGCAAACTGGATTTTTCCATCGATGATTCCACCCACCAGGTAGTGGTTAAAGTCATCGCGACGGAAAGTGGCGAAGTCATTCGCCAGATTCCCTCGGAAACTGCATTAAAACTCGCCCAAAGCCTGCATGACGCCAGCAGCTTGCTGTTTGATGCAAAGGTCTGA
- the fliD gene encoding flagellar filament capping protein FliD: MAGPTISGPGSNIDTQKIVASLVAAEKAPKQTAINDQTLKATTQLSSIGKIQAALDAFRGAIDNMSKNTSFSGLSASSSDEKVATVTMGAGAASGSYSLIVTQLATASKVATQTYKDGNKTVVNNGTSPTTLTITQSGKEYDLSIPAGSTLQQVRDSLNTQFASAGLSANILTDSNGSRLVVTSTSTGVGTDLTLSGNSGLDVGSSVVGPAPQNAKYILDGSAQESTSNTLTEAISGVSIKLLAESPKTTTTPSGPITSTISVAASNATLKSSVKGFTDSYNALMKAINTETQTTKNPDNTITAAALTGDASVRSLMTSVRNELNALSGSGTLKSLASFGITTDQQTGLLSIDDKKWDAALKTNATDINTIFTGDSGLLTRLTKATDSFALSRTGVFAQRSTTLSDSLTDLKKQQDALDERIAGLQLSLTAKYTAMDSLVAQLNAQSSSIMTTLNALNNPKSN; the protein is encoded by the coding sequence ATGGCAGGCCCAACGATTAGCGGTCCGGGTTCGAATATCGATACCCAGAAGATTGTGGCGTCTTTGGTGGCCGCTGAAAAAGCGCCCAAGCAAACGGCGATCAACGACCAGACGCTGAAAGCTACCACCCAGCTGTCGTCGATCGGCAAGATCCAGGCAGCCCTGGACGCCTTCCGTGGCGCCATCGACAACATGTCCAAGAACACCAGTTTCAGTGGCTTGTCCGCCTCATCTTCGGATGAAAAGGTTGCCACGGTGACCATGGGGGCAGGGGCCGCCTCGGGTAGTTACTCACTGATAGTCACCCAACTGGCGACGGCCTCGAAGGTGGCCACTCAGACATACAAGGACGGTAACAAGACCGTCGTCAATAATGGTACGTCTCCCACCACGCTGACGATTACTCAGTCTGGCAAAGAGTATGACCTGAGCATTCCGGCCGGATCGACCCTCCAGCAGGTGCGCGACTCGCTCAACACACAGTTTGCTTCTGCGGGATTGAGCGCCAACATCCTGACCGACTCCAATGGCTCGCGGCTGGTTGTCACTTCGACCAGTACCGGCGTGGGCACTGACTTGACGCTTTCGGGAAATTCAGGCCTGGACGTTGGTTCGAGTGTGGTGGGTCCTGCGCCACAGAACGCCAAGTACATCCTGGATGGCAGTGCGCAAGAGTCCACGAGCAACACGCTGACTGAGGCAATCAGCGGTGTCAGCATCAAGCTGCTGGCTGAATCGCCTAAAACCACCACAACCCCCTCGGGACCCATCACCAGCACTATTTCGGTGGCTGCCAGCAACGCTACATTGAAGTCATCCGTCAAAGGCTTCACTGACAGCTACAACGCCTTGATGAAAGCGATCAACACCGAAACCCAAACCACCAAGAATCCCGACAACACCATTACTGCGGCGGCCCTCACCGGTGATGCTTCGGTTCGCTCACTGATGACGTCGGTACGCAATGAGTTGAACGCGTTGTCGGGTTCGGGAACGTTGAAGTCACTGGCATCGTTCGGTATTACCACCGACCAGCAAACAGGCCTGTTGTCGATTGATGACAAGAAATGGGATGCGGCGCTTAAAACCAATGCCACGGATATCAACACGATCTTCACCGGGGATAGTGGCCTGCTGACGCGTCTGACCAAGGCAACCGATAGCTTTGCACTGAGCAGGACGGGTGTCTTTGCCCAAAGATCCACGACCCTGAGTGACAGCCTCACTGACCTCAAAAAGCAGCAGGATGCCTTGGATGAGCGAATTGCCGGCCTGCAACTCAGCTTGACCGCCAAGTACACGGCGATGGATAGCCTGGTGGCCCAGCTCAATGCTCAAAGCTCTAGCATCATGACCACCCTCAATGCCCTGAATAATCCAAAATCCAACTAG
- the fliS gene encoding flagellar export chaperone FliS, giving the protein MNPMRALRQYQKVNSHAQISEANPHRLVQMLMEGGLDRMAQAKGALARGDIAQKGLMLGKAVDIIVGLRDGLDAEKSDDKAYVQQLEGLYVYMTNRLMEANQHNDADMIDEVARLLITVKEGWDAIATQ; this is encoded by the coding sequence ATGAATCCCATGAGAGCCCTTCGCCAATACCAGAAGGTTAATTCCCATGCCCAGATCTCCGAAGCCAACCCGCATCGCCTAGTGCAGATGCTGATGGAAGGCGGCCTGGATCGCATGGCTCAGGCCAAGGGCGCCCTGGCTCGTGGTGATATCGCGCAGAAAGGTTTGATGTTGGGCAAGGCTGTCGACATCATCGTCGGCCTGCGTGATGGTCTGGATGCGGAAAAAAGTGATGACAAGGCTTACGTACAACAGTTGGAAGGTTTGTATGTGTACATGACTAACCGCCTGATGGAAGCCAATCAACATAACGATGCCGACATGATTGACGAAGTCGCCCGCTTGTTGATTACCGTCAAAGAAGGCTGGGATGCCATCGCAACACAATAA
- a CDS encoding flagellar protein FliT, translating to MSQALQRIDETREALIGALAERNWDAIGELDMGCRAVIDEALSNIPVDENVLREKLESLLVVYQQLLEVTTGERQAIFEEMSQINQAKNASKVYHLFG from the coding sequence ATGAGCCAAGCATTGCAACGCATTGATGAAACCCGTGAAGCCTTGATCGGCGCGCTGGCTGAGCGTAATTGGGACGCTATTGGCGAACTGGATATGGGGTGCCGCGCCGTGATCGATGAAGCGCTCAGCAACATACCGGTGGATGAAAATGTCTTGCGGGAAAAACTGGAAAGCCTGTTGGTGGTGTACCAGCAGCTGCTTGAGGTGACGACTGGGGAGCGTCAAGCGATCTTCGAAGAGATGTCGCAGATCAACCAAGCGAAAAATGCGTCAAAGGTTTACCATCTGTTCGGCTGA
- a CDS encoding sigma-54 dependent transcriptional regulator, which produces MWRETKILLIDDDSVRRRDLAVILNFLGEENLPCGSHDWQQAVSSLSSSREVICVLIGTVNAPGAVLGLLKTLSTWDEFLPVLLMGDISSVDLPEDQRRRVLSNLEMPPSYSKLLDSLHRAQVYREMYDQARERGRHREPNLFRSLVGTSRAIQHVRQMMQQVADTDASVLILGESGTGKEVVARNLHYHSKRRDGPFVPVNCGAIPAELLESELFGHEKGAFTGAITSRAGRFELANGGTLFLDEIGDMPLPMQVKLLRVLQERTFERVGSNKTQSVDVRIIAATHKNLESMIEVGSFREDLYYRLNVFPIEMAPLRERVEDIPLLMNELISRMEHEKRGSIRFNSAAIMSLCRHGWPGNVRELANLVERMAIMHPYGVIGVVELPKKFRYVDDEDEQLVDSLRSDLEERVAINGHTPDFGATAMLPPEGLDLKDYLGSLEQGLIQQALDDANGIVARAAERLRIRRTTLVEKMRKYGMSRREGDEQADD; this is translated from the coding sequence ATGTGGCGTGAAACCAAAATTCTGCTAATCGATGACGATAGCGTTCGACGCCGCGATTTAGCGGTGATTTTGAATTTTCTTGGTGAAGAAAATCTACCCTGCGGTAGCCACGACTGGCAGCAGGCGGTCAGCTCGTTGTCGTCGAGCCGTGAAGTCATTTGTGTACTGATCGGGACGGTAAACGCTCCTGGGGCAGTTCTGGGCCTGTTAAAGACACTGTCGACCTGGGATGAGTTCCTTCCAGTGTTGCTAATGGGCGATATTTCTTCTGTGGACCTTCCGGAAGACCAGCGCCGTCGGGTGCTTTCCAATCTGGAAATGCCTCCCAGCTACAGCAAATTGCTCGACTCCCTGCACCGTGCCCAGGTCTATCGCGAGATGTACGACCAGGCCCGCGAGCGTGGACGTCACCGTGAACCCAATCTGTTCCGTAGCCTGGTCGGCACCAGCCGTGCCATCCAGCACGTGCGTCAGATGATGCAGCAAGTGGCCGACACCGACGCCAGCGTGCTGATCCTCGGCGAGTCCGGCACCGGCAAGGAAGTGGTAGCGCGCAACCTGCACTATCACTCCAAGCGCCGCGACGGGCCTTTTGTGCCGGTCAACTGCGGGGCGATTCCTGCTGAGTTGCTGGAAAGCGAATTGTTCGGCCACGAGAAGGGTGCCTTTACCGGGGCGATCACCAGCCGCGCTGGGCGTTTCGAGCTGGCTAACGGTGGCACCCTGTTCCTCGACGAAATCGGCGACATGCCGTTGCCGATGCAGGTCAAACTGCTGCGGGTCCTGCAAGAGCGCACCTTCGAGCGCGTGGGTAGCAACAAGACCCAAAGTGTCGATGTGCGCATCATTGCCGCAACCCACAAGAACCTCGAAAGCATGATCGAGGTCGGCAGCTTCCGCGAAGACCTGTACTACCGCCTCAACGTATTCCCAATCGAGATGGCTCCCCTGCGTGAGCGGGTCGAAGACATCCCGTTGCTGATGAACGAGCTGATTTCACGCATGGAACACGAAAAACGTGGCTCGATTCGTTTCAACTCGGCGGCAATCATGTCCCTGTGCCGTCACGGCTGGCCGGGCAACGTTCGCGAGCTGGCCAACCTGGTGGAGCGCATGGCGATCATGCACCCGTACGGGGTGATCGGCGTGGTCGAGTTGCCAAAGAAGTTCCGCTACGTCGATGACGAAGACGAACAGTTGGTGGACAGCCTGCGCAGCGACCTGGAAGAGCGCGTGGCCATCAACGGTCACACGCCGGACTTCGGCGCTACCGCCATGCTGCCGCCGGAAGGTCTGGACTTGAAGGACTACCTCGGCAGCCTGGAACAAGGCCTGATCCAACAGGCTCTGGACGATGCTAACGGTATCGTTGCCCGTGCCGCCGAGCGCCTGCGTATCCGCCGCACTACGCTGGTGGAAAAGATGCGCAAGTACGGTATGAGCCGTCGTGAAGGTGATGAACAGGCGGATGATTGA